CGAGCCCTGATGCCATCGTGGAGCGTACTAGGCCGGTACGTGCACGTACCCGATGTCGCTATGCCCTGATTTCTTCGCGGCGTCTATCACATTACGCAGCAGGTGTCCCTTGGTGACGACAACCCTGTTCGTGCGGTCGACTGCGACCCACAAGCCAGCGTTGGTGCCGAATCCCGATATCATCACTACCGGCAGGGCAGGCTTGCGTTTCTTGACTTCCTCGAGCACGGTCAGGCCATCTATGTCCGGCAACTGATAGTCGAGCAGGACCAGGCTCAA
This DNA window, taken from candidate division WOR-3 bacterium, encodes the following:
- a CDS encoding response regulator codes for the protein MSLVLLDYQLPDIDGLTVLEEVKKRKPALPVVMISGFGTNAGLWVAVDRTNRVVVTKGHLLRNVIDAAKKSGHSDIGYVHVPA